GCAGAGGCAACACCGGACAATCGCGTAGCAGCGTGCTCAGAGTCACTTGCATAGGCAGTTGTTTCTTCAACAGCCTCTGCTACCCCACTCACACTCTTCGCAATCTCACCTGAACCGTTGGCTGCAGCTTGGACGTTATGACCAATCTCGCTGGTCGTGGCGCTTTGTTCCTCAACCGCTCCAGCAATGGTTACCTGGAGTTCATTCACTTGGCGAATAATCGTGCCAATTTCAGCAATCGCATCAACCGCTGCTCGAACATCAGATTGAATAGCATCAATACGTGAACTGATGTCTTCAGTTGCTTTGGCGGTTTCTTTCGCCAATTCCTTAACTTCGGTTGCAACAACCGCGAAGCCTTTACCGGCTTCACCTGCTCGCGCGGCCTCGATGGTAGCGTTCAAGGCAAGTAAGTTTGTTTGTTCGGCAATCGACGTAATCAGTTTAATGACGTTGCCAATCTCAGCACTCGAGTCACCAAGGCGTGCAACCGTGGTGTTCGCAGTATCAGCAACTTCAACCGCGGCAGTCGCGATGCTGGCTGCTTCGTGTGAGTTTCGTGCAATTTCTTGGATACTGGCCGTCATCTCGGTTGTTGCAGTGGCAACAGTCTGTAAGTTGTGATCGATGGATGCTGCGGAAGAAGATGCTCTCGAAGCCTCTCCGCTCGTCTCACCTGCGGAGTTATTTAAATCCTGTCCCAACCTGACCAGTTCCTTGGAAGACTCGACCATAGAGCCTGCGCTCTCGGCCACCTGCTTCATCACTCCGCCAATTTGGCTAAGAGATTCATTAGTGACCTCGACCAACTCGGTGTACTCCCCCGCACCTTGAGCATCGAGCAATGTAGAGAAATTGCCTTGGGAAACGCCTCGCAGCGCTTCAACGATACCACCCAGTGAGGATGAGCTAGAAGATTGAACCCTCGACTGAACGAAGACTGCTGCCCCCGCTGTCAGAAGGATCAAGATGCCAAAAAACATCCATCCAAGAGGTTCTTCGGCCGGGTCACGACCCACCACAACGGTTCCCGCTACGACCAGCGGTAAAACAGCTACTAAAATGTTTAAAAGTCCCGTACGCGAGAGCATCGTCTCTCCATCAGCGCTGATTCCCATTACAACGGGAATAACGCTGTCCCCAATGCTCGGAAAACAAAATCCCAAGCCAGTTTAGGTAATTAGTATCACACCTAGCGAGGTCGCTGCCATGCCCAGCGAATCATTCTTCTCCTCTATAATAATCTTCACCGCCTAATCTGATTGTTAAAGTGCCACAAAGGTAAGTGCTGAACCTACTCATGCTCACTATCTGAAATTGAGGACGCATTTGACATGGCCAACAGACTAATGGGAGAGTTTTTAAGGACACGAGAAGCATTTTGGGCCAAACGA
This genomic stretch from Deltaproteobacteria bacterium harbors:
- a CDS encoding methyl-accepting chemotaxis protein yields the protein MGISADGETMLSRTGLLNILVAVLPLVVAGTVVVGRDPAEEPLGWMFFGILILLTAGAAVFVQSRVQSSSSSSLGGIVEALRGVSQGNFSTLLDAQGAGEYTELVEVTNESLSQIGGVMKQVAESAGSMVESSKELVRLGQDLNNSAGETSGEASRASSSAASIDHNLQTVATATTEMTASIQEIARNSHEAASIATAAVEVADTANTTVARLGDSSAEIGNVIKLITSIAEQTNLLALNATIEAARAGEAGKGFAVVATEVKELAKETAKATEDISSRIDAIQSDVRAAVDAIAEIGTIIRQVNELQVTIAGAVEEQSATTSEIGHNVQAAANGSGEIAKSVSGVAEAVEETTAYASDSEHAATRLSGVASAIQDMMTRYRFRH